The proteins below come from a single Chelmon rostratus isolate fCheRos1 chromosome 10, fCheRos1.pri, whole genome shotgun sequence genomic window:
- the fam43b gene encoding protein FAM43B, translated as MLPWRRNKFVLVEDEAKSKPKSLGTGLTYHSILSSLLRSCPDLLPDCPFDWVGSIFHTKRQKVELNKEEPVYNVRYLGSVVTITAKGDGCTQEAVAKIWARSNYGEQSVKMRLTVGPQGIRMSADKSGKKKPIHLYSLNRITYCNADPCRPKILAWIYRHQVKNMAVVLRCHAVLVSKSEKAQAIAHSLYQNATSAFSEFKRLKRQSDFRHCQQQLLGEEAVPLMPLRRLLNGQCHYRPPADNPGTAARLCSITEEEEEEEEEEDGEDEKQEVEEAEQDVEQQQEKQKVLTTNTDPTQLLSELDIGDIARLEQCQINFVSDSNNNTFTFITSLV; from the coding sequence ATGCTGCCCTGGAGAAGGAATAAGTTTGTTCTGGTGGAGGATGAGGCCAAGAGTAAACCCAAGAGCCTGGGGACTGGGCTGACCTACcactccatcctctcctctctgctgcgcTCCTGTCCGGACTTGCTTCCCGACTGCCCCTTCGACTGGGTGGGCAGCATCTTCCACACCAAGCGGCAAAAGGTGGAACTGAACAAAGAGGAGCCTGTTTACAATGTGCGCTACCTGGGGAGCGTGGTCACGATCACGGCGAAGGGGGACGGCTGCACCCAGGAGGCGGTGGCCAAGATCTGGGCGAGGAGCAACTACGGGGAGCAGAGTGTCAAGATGAGGCTAACGGTGGGACCGCAAGGCATCCGGATGAGTGCTGACAAATCCGGGAAGAAGAAACCCATCCATCTTTACTCTCTGAACAGAATCACCTACTGCAACGCGGACCCGTGCCGGCCCAAGATCCTGGCTTGGATCTACAGGCACCAGGTCAAGAACATGGCCGTGGTGCTCCGCTGTCACGCCGTCCTGGTTAGCAAGTCGGAGAAGGCCCAGGCCATCGCCCACAGCCTCTACCAGAACGCCACCTCCGCCTTCAGCGAGTTCAAACGTCTGAAGCGTCAGAGCGATTTCCGGcactgccagcagcagctgctgggcGAGGAGGCGGTGCCCCTGATGCCACTGAGGAGGCTGCTGAACGGGCAGTGCCACTACAGACCGCCCGCCGACAACCCCGGGACTGCCGCCCGCCTCTGCTccatcacagaggaggaggaggaggaggaggaggaggaggacggcgAAGACGAGAAGCAGGAGGTAGAAGAAGCAGAGCaggatgtggagcagcagcaggagaaacagaaggttttaacaacaaacacagacccGACTCAGCTGTTATCAGAGTTGGACATTGGGGATATTGCCAGACTGGAGCAGTGCCAAATCAACTTCGTCAgcgacagcaacaacaacacgtTTACATTTATAACCTCTCTGGTGTGA
- the mul1b gene encoding mitochondrial ubiquitin ligase activator of NFKB 1 has protein sequence MDSSGKPSTAQMVVLATSSALTALFYSIYRSRATTVARLKEAKKVSIDLDLKNMLSETPGRCVPYAVIEGVVRSVKETLNSQFVDNCKGVIERLTLKEEKMVWNRTTHLWNNTEKVIHQRTNTVPFALGSLDDDIAATVRVIRPLDAAELDLETTYENFHPTVQSLSNVIGHFISGERPKGIHETEEMLRLGDSVTGVGELVLDNNLIKLQPPKQGFRYFLTRLDYESLLKKQRNSVRLWRILTVVFGVAACSALLFILWKQYVQRRQSQKDRSMLEEFKEHQKKRMRELNLEEGSVSPTSCTVCLSRERSCVFLECGHVCACAQCYDALPGPKKCPICRATIDRVVPLYNS, from the exons ATGGACTCCAGTGGGAAACCCTCAACGGCACAGATGGTGGTTTTAGCCACCAGCTCAGCCCTGACTGCTCTCTTCTACTCAATTTACAGGAGCAGAGCTACAACAGTTGCCAGATTAAAG gAAGCCAAGAAAGTCTCCATTGACCTGGATTTGAAGAACATGCTCTCTGAAACTCCTGGAAGATGCGTCCCATATGCTGTCATAGAAG GTGTAGTGAGATCTGTGAAGGAAACTCTGAACAGCCAGTTTGTTGATAACTGCAAAGGCGTGATTGAAAGGCTGAccctgaaggaggaaaagatgGTGTGGAATCGCACCACTCATCTCTG GAACAACACAGAGAAAGTCATCCACCAGCGCACCAACACAGTTCCATTTGCCCTCGGGTCTCTTGATGATGATATCGCTGCCACAGTACGGGTCATACGTCCGCTAGACGCTGCAGAGTTGGACCTGGAGACCACGTATGAGAACTTCCACCCCACAGTCCAGTCCTTGTCCAACGTTATTGGCCACTTCATCAGCGGGGAACGACCCAAGGGCATCCACGAAACTGAGGAGATGCTGCGGCTGGGAGACAGCGTCACAGGTGTAGGAGAGCTGGTCCTGGATAACAACCTGATCAAGCTCCAACCTCCCAAACAGGGCTTCCGTTACTTTCTCACTCGGCTGGACTACGAGTCTCTTCTCAAGAAGCAGCGGAACAGCGTCAGGCTGTGGCGGATCCTGACGGTGGTCTTCGGTGTCGCCGCTTGTTCCGcgctcctcttcatcctgtgGAAGCAGTACGTGCAGCGCCGACAGAGCCAGAAGGACAGGAGCATGCTGGAGGAGTTCAAGGAGCACCAGAAGAAACGCATGCGTGAACTCAACCTGGAGGAAGGCAGCGTGTCGCCCACCAGCTGTACCGTCTGCCTGAGCCGGGAGCGGTCCTGTGTGTTTCTAGAGTGTGGTCACGTGTGTGCCTGTGCCCAGTGCTACGACGCCCTGCCAGGGCCAAAGAAATGCCCCATCTGCAGGGCGACCATAGACAGGGTGGTGCCTCTTTACAACAGCTAA